One genomic window of Plasmodium coatneyi strain Hackeri chromosome 12, complete sequence includes the following:
- a CDS encoding SICA antigen — protein MLFVKKNIWDYGDMENILKNLSTAMKSGNAEGEDLCRNFNGGDEAKKEANKKACKFIVKGLKHIDNLRGDIINKKPQHKENDKIFEQTMACLILNEYGKLLQEKCSAVKDAVEQAFTAAGSLHGTECKGGKCIPCEWDECRNFIIGGNDNQRKRIKKELEKNKDITDTLDKICPEDEQSKGPKPVVTPAVHVPAGTGGHGSKDPTSKRAKDKSAPPAPVPLVHKIDPSDLLPYLPLAPVLMGTSVMSYLLWNYFAQEQLPDHVDDQDDDPHEYTLVKERKQPRSTPQKRGKQVGKRAGRRMIIDIHLEVLNECQKGDTQLDQEDFFEILVQEFMGSEFMEDKNVPKEKVPSSDSGFREERLCS, from the exons atgcTTTTCGTGAAG AAGAACATTTGGGACTATGGGGACATGGAGAATATATTGAAAAACCTGTCTACTGCTATGAAGAGTGGAAACGCAGAGGGCGAGGATTTATGCAGAAACTTCAATGGAGGGGATgaagcaaagaaggaagcgaACAAAAAAGCATGTAAATTTATTGTTAAGGGTTTAAAGCACATAGACAACCTCCGGGGGGATATTATTAATAAGAAGCCTCAGCACAaggaaaatgacaaaatattTGAACAAACTATGGCCTGTCTAATATTAAATGAATATGGAAAACTCCTTCAGGAAAAATGCTCTGCCGTGAAGGACGCGGTAGAGCAGGCCTTTACTGCTGCAGGAAGTCTTCACGGAACTGAATGTAAAGGGGGTAAATGTATTCCATGTGAGTGGGACGAATGTAGAAATTTTATAATTGGAGGGAACGACAACCAacggaaaagaataaaaaaggaactcgaaaagaataaagacaTAACGGACACTTTGGATAAAATATGTCCGGAGGATGAACAATCGAAGGGTCCAAAACCTGTAGTGACACCAGCAGTACATGTTCCAGCAGGGACTGGAGGACACGGTTCAAAAGATCCTACATCGAAACGCGCAAAGGACAAAAGCGCCCCTCCTGCTCCAGTCCCACTTGTTCACAAGATAGACCCTTCCgaccttcttccttaccttcctttggctCCCGTTCTAATGGGTACTTCTGTCatgagttatctcctttggaac tatttTGCACAAG aacaactccctgatcatgtggacgatCAGGATGATgatccacatgaatataccttagtaaaggaacgaaaacaacCAAGATCAACACCacagaaaagaggaaaacaagTTGGTAAGCGTGCtggtcgccgcatgattattgatattcatttagaagtattgaacgaatgtcaaaagggtGACACACAACTGGAtcaggaagacttttttgaaattttggttcaagaatttatgggttCTGAGTTTATGGAAgataaaaatgttcctaaggaaaaggttccaagttcagattccgggtttagggaggaaagactttgttcctaa